One genomic window of Numida meleagris isolate 19003 breed g44 Domestic line chromosome 1, NumMel1.0, whole genome shotgun sequence includes the following:
- the NUAK1 gene encoding NUAK family SNF1-like kinase 1 isoform X2: MVHIRREIEIMSSLSHPHIITIYEVFENKDKIVIIMEYASKGELYDYISERRRLSERETRHFFRQIVSAVHYCHKNGVVHRDLKLENILLDDNFNIKIADFGLSNLYHKDKFLQTFCGSPLYASPEIVNGRPYRGPEVDSWALGVLLYTLVYGTMPFDGFDHKNLIRQISSGEYREPTQTSDARGLIRWMLMVNPERRATIEDIANHWWVNWGYKSSVCDCDAMRDSESPLLARFIDWHHRSTGLQPETDTKMKCLSKPKGPEVTLERQRSLKKSKKENDIAQSIQEGGAENASKPTSKRPKGILKKRSNSEHRSHSAGFIEGVVSPVLPSAFKLEQELCRTGVAIKSVVEGEVAGKYGTKQSSLMPKKGILKKTQQRESGYYSSPERSESSELLDNNDETVNSDTSPGVTEPSRNGSYSHSCRRKGILKHNGKYSTSSTESALISPDTPTLEAMEEVVLPGDALPRSYSRPSSVISDDSILSSDSFDLLDLQENRPNRQRIRSCVSAENFLQIQDFEGLQNHPRPQYLKRYRNRLGDSSFSLLTDMDDVTQVYKKALEICNKLN, from the exons ATGGTTCACATCAGACGGGAGATTGAGATCATGTCATCCCTCAGCCACCCTCATATCATCACCATATATGAAG tgtttgaaaataaagataagaTTGTGATCATCATGGAGTACGCAAGTAAAGGAGAGTTGTATGATTATATCAGTGAGAGGCGACGACTGAGCGAAAGAGAAACAAGACACTTCTTCCGACAGATAGTCTCTGCTGTACATTACTGCCACAAG AATGGTGTGGTCCACAGGGACCTAAAATTGGAAAACATCCTTCTTGATGACAATTTTAATATTAAG ATTGCTGATTTTGGACTCTCCAACCTTTATCACAAAGACAAATTTCTGCAGACCTTTTGTGGAAGCCCACTGTATGCTTCCCCTGAGATAGTTAATGGACGACCTTACAGAGGCCCAGAG GTTGACAGCTGGGCCCTTGGTGTATTGCTTTACACTCTGGTTTATGGAACTATGCCCTTTGATGGCTTTGATCACAAAAATCTCATCAGGCAGATCAGCAGTGGAGAATATCGTGAGCCAACGCAGACCTCAG ATGCTCGTGGTCTTATCAGATGGATGCTGATGGTGAACCCTGAACGCCGAGCAACCATTGAAGACATTGCCAACCACTGGTGGGTTAACTGGGGCTACAAGAGTAGTGTTTGTGACTGTGATGCTATGAGGGACTCTGAGTCCCCATTGCTAGCAAGGTTCATTGATTGGCATCACCGTTCTACTGGCCTCCAACCAGAGACTGATACCAAAATGAAGTGCCTTTCTAAGCCCAAAGGTCCTGAAGTCACACTAGAGAGACAAAGGTCtctgaaaaaatcaaaaaaggaaaatgacattGCACAGTCCATCCAGGAAGGAGGAGCTGAAAATGCATCCAAACCCACTTCCAAAAGACCCAAAGGCATCCTGAAGAAAAGGAGCAACAGTGAACATCGATCTCACAGTGCAGGGTTCATTGAAGGTGTCGTCAGCCCAGTGTTACCCTCTGCTTTTAAGTTGGAGCAGGAGTTGTGTAGGACTGGCGTAGCCATTAAAAGTGTTGTGGAAGGAGAGGTAGCTGGCAAATACGGCACTAAGCAGTCTTCACTAATGCCAAAAAAAGGAATCTTAAAGAAGACTCAGCAGAGGGAGTCCGGCTATTACTCTTCTCCAGAACGAAGCGAATCTTCTGAACTCTTGGACAATAATGATGAAACAGTAAACAGTGACACCTCTCCAGGGGTCACAGAACCATCCAGAAATGGGTCTTACAGCCATTCCTGCAGGCGTAAGGGTATCTTGAAACATAATGGCAAGTATTCTACCAGCAGCACTGAATCTGCTTTAATTAGCCCTGATACGCCAACGCTGGAGGCCATGGAAGAAGTAGTCCTGCCTGGAGATGCATTACCTCGAAGTTATAGTCGCCCTTCCAGCGTGATTAGTGATGACAGTATTTTGTCCAGTGACTCCTTTGATTTGCTGGATTTGCAAGAGAATAGGCCAAACAGACAGAGGATACGGAGCTGTGTCTCTGCTGAAAATTTCCTACAGATCCAAGACTTCGAAGGACTTCAGAACCACCCACGGCCACAGTACCTAAAACGGTATCGCAACCGTCTGGGGgacagcagtttttcccttctcaCAGACATGGATGATGTGACTCAGGTCTACAAGAAAGCCCTAGAGATCTGCAACAAGCTCAACTAG